Below is a genomic region from Xiphophorus couchianus chromosome 9, X_couchianus-1.0, whole genome shotgun sequence.
aaataaagctgcagtatactttgtaacttttacaaaaaatatgttttttgacatatttgttaaaattgtcaccattTTGTGaaagtataatatgagacagataatgtgtgaaaagactgatctcctccaccttctctcAATGCTACTACTGCTgtctgaaataacaaaaattaccaatcagagccagaaggagggtTTTAGTGCTTTCAATCAACCTCGTGAACAGTCTGCTAAATGTTCTAatagtggagaaacaacttattgttaAAGTTACTGTTATCCACAGTCAACTGTGgccttgctagctagctttagcattcatgGTACGCTTCGTTGGAGTGAACtagctgtagcgtagcagacAAAAGGGAAAAGGGAGGATACAAGCATGATTAACTACACTAAGAcgaaaagtttttgtttatatcttaggtttgtggtgcatttctatcctaaagaacaatatataaaactttTGATATTTCATAACCAGATATTGACATGCATGGAAAAATTTTACGAGAACTTCATATTATAGCAGGAAGTGTGATGGCCAACGTAAGAAATGCTTACCTTATTATTATACCGTATGAACTGATCGGTACATTATTGCGAgagaacgcaaaagtattgagaggaaacgcaaaagaaaaaacaaatcctccGTGTCCCATAAGGGGGCTCTgtaaataatggcctaagttaTGTTTTTGCTGTCAAAAGTAATTCTGGCAAAAAAAGAAGGAACAAAAAACACTCTCTTTTTTATTGCCAAAAGATAATTTAGGCAACAATGATCATGTTTGGCAACAaatgacttaggccattattttattAAGGTGACTGTTAAAAAGATCCATTGAAATCCAGATTTTTCACAAGTATGATCTGAACACCTCTGAGTCTCCGTACTTCCAGCAGaaagtttctgctgtttaaCTTTCATAGAACCAGCCTCCATTTCTGCTCAGCTGATTCCACCTCCTCCGTCTCTCTCGGCTGGAAGGAGTCACTTTCTGCTCCAACAGCAGCTCTGTCTGCCAAAACTCACTGACACCGTCAGATGCAACTAACCTCTTTAAAAGCAGCTTCCACGCTGAATCCCCATTCAGTTGAATGCCGTGCAACAATGGTTCTAGCTCTGCTGAGCAAAGAGCAAGTGGAGCGCAGCTCCTACAGTGTGTTGGAGCTGGTGCTGTGCTCAGGTCGAAGTTGAAACTTGTTCAACTTTGACCACTGAGCGCTTTGCACCCATGCAGCCATTAGAGACAAGATATCTATCAAACCGCTCCAGGCCGAACAGATCAATGTGGAAACACAGTTCTCTGAATCACAGGGTCTCATCACAATTTTCTCTCCTTTATTTCATCTCTAACTCTCTGACTCACCATACAAGCTTAGCTTCTATTGTTAGTTTtagcaggaaaaaaatgcagataaaatGTGGTCATTATCTacttgttatttttgaaaatgccaGCTCTTTTTGGCTATACTTCTCTGTGGGTGAGCAGGTCAAAATGTTACATACTCTAGCAGAACTGTAACATGATGCCAACTGACATGATGCCACCTGTCAATCAATCCAGCAGGTttgtcagcaactgaccaatcagcgGTCAATATTTGTCCCAAGGTAAACGCCCCTTAGCTTGAGGTTTATCATTAGAAATATGCTGCAGTCATAGAGATATGgtggaaaataatcagaaaaaatggCTAAATGGAACATGTACTTAAGATACGCTTTACCCAAAGCATTTAGAGGGAGGAATAGAGTTTATTGTATGTAAAAGATGGATAAATGCCTGCGGTCGACCGCGTGAGTGACTGATGTTACAAATACAACATCTTCGTACGAAGGTTTCGGTCATTGTCATATTGTACGTCTACTGGTTAAATCAAAGATTAATGCATCAAGCTGTGTGCTGTGGCTATAAATATTTGGCAAACATGATCAAAACATAGTCCAGATACCAACTATTAAGTAATTACTTACGCTCTTTTTGCAAGTGCAAAATGCGCCTGACAACTATGTCAAGAAGAACCCAAAGATgcaataacagaaaacatgacaggtcaaatatttggaaaattaaaaaaaataataataaaataggtGACAAGTATCTTAGAGCAATGCCAGTTTTAAGCAACAGGATGAAGTAAAAATTTCACCATGTCATGGTACAACATCATAATGTTTAGACCCTCGGTGCTCTGGGTCTAAACCCCGAAAAGAttatatttgctgcatgttccataaattgtgcaataaaaccaaaattaaaaacaccatGATTAGACTTTAACATTGTGCCATGTTATTTAACCTTTCAAGATCCTGGTTCATtgaatgtctttttgtttcctccacTTGTATTTGAAAGTGAAATCTGAAGACAGCAGTCTTTGCCACAACATTAACTTGTGGGgaatttactttaaacaaaaagaaaactcaaaaaaatgattaatataaAAGTTACTAAACCCGTTGGAATCCTTTTGTAAGAGAATGCTCCCCTGCACAAGACTTTAACacttagtttaaaataaattacctttTCAAGTCTGTGATTGAGAACTATAATTAGGTTGAAGGAAACATTTTGCAAGCCAGTGGATGATTTGATATTTAGTTCACAAATTATTGCCCCCAGTAGAATAAAGGGTAGTAAATTCTTATCTGAGTCTTAATAGCTTCTATTATAAAAGTTGTTTGGAGCTATTAAAGACTGTAAAGGACACACCTGTCAGCTATCAAACCACAGTCTGCAGCCCACATACTCAAAGAGTCATGCAAGATGCGTGAGAGAGTCGAAGAGTGGGTGTATGAGTGTGTCCTCGTTACACCATCAAAGGCTTTTGGTAATTGCCGCGAGGCTCCGCCATCAGCACTCCGAGACAGGATCTGGCTTCCTCTCCAATTATGATTCCCCCACCTCAACAGAGGGTCAGGTGGTCCTTTCTCAATCGGGACGGAAGGAGGGAAGTGGCAGGATGGAACGGGAAAGAAAAACGTAGTCGATTGCAGGCCATTTGTGGAAATGAAAGGGAATTCCTAATATAGTCTTGGCTGTGAATACTGAGTTGGCTTGGACTGGGAGCTGCTCATTTTGGGTTGGCTGAATGGTAACTGTGACTGCAAAGCTgtctgttggaaaaaaacaaaaataaaaacgcagATTTTGTTCCAAAAACGATTTATCTCTGAACACAGAGAAATGGCTCAAGCATTTTATATtagtaaaaatctgttttatgtaGTTATGTAGAGCagtaaaagtaacttttacatGATTCTCAAAATGTCTTAATATCTCTGTGGGTTAAAGTTGTACTGAGCATTGGACTTGTGCCTAATATCTCACTTTAAGTCTGAAGGGAACGGATTATGATGAGCTGGAAATGAAATAgctctttaaaattaaaaaaaactacagtaaCATTAATATCAACAATGACAATGAGCATCCATGATGAATCCTAATAGTCAAGTCACATCTGTAAGaatgtggatggatggagaaagaTTCTCAGTCAGAATCCAGGCAGAAATCAAAGCATtaatattacttccagtcagaagaagcatgctgataaaattaaaagattactttaaagcTAACGctgccaggggtatgaataatctTGGGCTTAACCATTTTCTCACTGTACTTAATATGATTCATATCCTgtcattttgtcacaatttctACTTTCTATCAGGAACACAAAATACTAGAAAACAATTAACAAGACTATTGCTTAATCCGAGTTAAAGATGATGTCTGCCGACTCAAGGCTGGGTGGAGATATGGTGGCTGCCACAGGAGCTTTAACTCTTctggaaaattaattttgtttttattttcccatttctCAAGAAGCACATTAGTGAGATCAGACATTGATGTTGGACAAGAAGTCTTCctgtctgcagtctgaacatcATGTCACATTTTATGTCCATCAATCTGACACATGCATAATAATTTTGCACCAGAAAAAGGCAGACGCAGTAAATTAAGAGTTAAACAATGGCTATAAATTATGATTATGAacttatataaaatatatttgtcacTGAAGAGCATCACATCATAATCCTACCACTCTTGGCTCTGACTAtatccaaacagacttctctacaGAAACTGCAGTCAATGCTCCACAAAAGGCTGTTGGTATTAGTTGtgattcctttttttattttcatttatgttaTGATCTTGCAATGATGCTGTTGACTCCCACagctaaataaactttaaaatcaatccGTAGACGACTGCATCCATTGCTACTTCTGTAAACAGTGCGCTGCTGTGTTACATCaacgttcttcttctgtgcatgCGGGTTGCTTTGGGGACGTAaaccgttcacacagaagtctcaCTGCAGTCACATCATTCAGGAGAAtgaaaaaccacacaaaataagaactttcagcaaaaataaaataaaataacataaaaatcagaattgagaATCAAGATATGTTGTGTGACTATAGCCTAATTTACACTAAAGGTGTTTTATTGGTCAAAATTCTGTGAAAGACACAACGGTCCTTTTATGTAAAAATCCATCCACTTGAAATGCTGTGACATTCTAAGaatgagaaaagacaaagtaaaTTGTTTACTgttaatttcttcattttatagCGTTATTACCAGGAtctcttgctttctttttctttaactgttTCTAGAATAAAGCTCTTGATTTTGCTACAACTCTCTCAAAGCTCTATCCAACCAGTACCACTCTTGCGCTAGTCTCCAAGTTCAAGGAAATCCTTTCCAAGATATTTCAGTTCTCTACTTTGAACTATTTACCATCTCCCCTTAAAgctttcttcacaaaattatAAGATAGTTACATTCTGAAGGTTTAGAAGCTCATCTGAAGGATTTCATAGGCACATCTACAACCAGGAACAAAGCGAACTCATACAAAGTAAATATCAACAGAAGATATGATGGTTTGGAAGAGGACATACAGTACATGTCCAAGATGACGCTACATTGCAACATAAACTCATCACTCATTCGGCAATAAGGTGACATTTTAAATCTTGAGTTGCATTTTCTTACATGTTATTAAGTACTGGATATCCAGAACAGAATTTCAATGCTATATGACACATTTAATAGGCAAAAATACAAAGCTACATGCAGATTGCAATTCTCCACAACTACTCACTCCTTTAAAGAACAactgacaattattttattcaattatttagaaataaaaataatttgtttgaaataaaaaataatttaatttcaactgATAGACTCAATTTACTTTaattcaataatcaataattaatatGTAGTTGAAATTTCTTTACTTTATGAACGAGCCACTGCGATCACAATAATTTCCAGGCTTTCACCATGGCTTCTGGCATTTGTTGCTTGTTTCTTGGGGGGTTAATCCCCTGAGTTTCCTCTCAGTAGGTAAAATGCATGCCCTATGGAGATGAGGTGTGGAGAATGACTTGCTCAGTCCAAACagttctgcaggttctgcagGATACTCCAAAtaatcatattaaaaaaaagatcgtTACATAATCAATGAAATGTGTATCTATTGTCTCATACTCATTATTGgatataaaacacaacaacaataaaaacattattcttGTTCTCATGTTTGGAGAAAGATGTCAATAACTGctccttttgaaaataaatgaacaaataacgTCAACAACATAGAGTGTGTACgtcaactattttttttaacttttatttggtTCAGCAGTAACAGCAAAACCATAGTCTTTTTGAcacagtttcaaaataaaaaaatatatattgtgtaATTTAACAAACTCACCTTCTACtcaaaacagcagcagcctATAAGGTTGTTTTAACACAATTAGATGCACAAATACCTTGCTTTATCTCTTTTTGAAAAGTGAGGATCACAGCAGAGTAAAAACAAGTTACACACACTTTACATATAGTATTCCCATATACAGTAtactgtgtaaatatttataaaccACTTTAATAAATATCTATCACCCTCTAATTTATAGTTGTGTGCAAATGTTCCTATCAATGCACATGAAATCAAGAGGACTTGTTTACAACATGTTACAGTTTTTGACTTGCTACCACTGTGGTTTGTTCAGTGCCGTACagaaacattaacttattgttgtttttttgggtaTCTTTTTGAAATCCTTGACATACCctgtaacaaaacaaatcatacCAGATGAAGAATAATCTGCAATTTCAGTAAACAAAGTCAATTTAGTTAACAAATGAATTGTATAAGTTtactttaaaagaaacttttcttttctgtttatgaGATTTTACCACATCATTAAGTTTACATAGGACTGATCAGCACATTTGCTCTACCTGACCTAATTTTCACCTAAAATCcaacagaactaaaaaaaactaaacaaaaaacccccGCATCCCATTAAAGTCAAATGACAGCGAATTATGAGGCTAGTATTTGTTGGTTCTTCCCTTTGTTATTCTTTATATAGACCAGACAGAATAGCTACACAAGGGAAATTTACCACAGAGGGACAGAGAGAAATCAAAGATTAAAAGGAACTCATAGTTTCAGTGGTTGTCACTGTAGTTATCACAAAGTCATGGCAAAGAAAGTCCAATGGTCCTTGAATATGTTCAGGgtggttttaaaaacacagcatgTCATGTTTATCATTTCTAAACATCCATTTCCTacaaaacaacctttttttagGCACATAAGCAGAACAATGTGTAGTGCATGAAAGctggataaaaacattttgtagctTCACAGAATTCacctttcattattttaaacagagaTAAAGGCAGTAGATCATTAAGCTACAAGAAACAAACGTTTCCAGTCACATTACGATGTACCAAATCCAGTCTTAAAAACAAAGTCACACTAACTCCTAAGAAGTCTGAATGAAATCTGCTTTTTAACATACAATGATGCAATCAGCAGCtttaaaacaaggaaaacacAGCGCAAGCTGCAAAGAACAGCAAATGGGCGAAACACAATCCTAAAGGGACACATGTCCTCTGTTGCTTTTcttattaaagacaaaaagaatcCCAAAAAGTACCTAACATATTAAGGCTTAAACATTGCTGTGAGAGTATGGTACTTCAATAGAGAAAAGCTCCTATTGGAAACATTGATTATATTTTACCAGGAAGCGGCTGATCAGGGCTGAAACTGGAATATTTTTGCTCTTAACCAACAGATGAGAATAAAAAGTGAATGCTGTCTTTCATTCTTTGAAGCATGCCTCCTATACCTTACAAAATCTTCCATACCCAtgaacatttattgattttaacatGTTACACCTAAATCCAtccatgtatttttttaggGATATTATGTGATACACCAACACAAGGTAATGCATGGCTGTAGAGTCAATGAACGAGAAtgcatacattttctttcattttataaGCAGAATACTTACAGATTTAATCAAACTGGATGAGAAGGCACCTAATTAGTATGTAGGAGTATGAATACAAATGAGGTATGAGGTTTAAAGCCACATGTTCAGGTTGGATATTTGTGGACAATCTGGCCAGGatggaaaatagaaaataagtaattaaaGAAACGCCATAAGATATTCTGCTTAAAGTTTGCAATCAGCCATGTAGAGCAAACAGCAAACATGAGGAAGAAGACTAAGGATGAACTTGGACTGCACACCATATCAACAATGACACATTGTAGGAGTAGCACTATGTTGTGGGGATGCCTTTCTTTAGCGGGGACAGCTTTTTGCAATTTATAACTCGATGAATGGagccaaataaacaaatataatcaAATTCAGGCAGGAAAAGATTTAAGAGAAGGTCAGTTAACTTAAGTTGCATCCAGACTTACAATGAGGCGCTTTCGTATGTATTGGACCAGCAAGAACAGACCTGAAATCAGTGAAGAGTCACTGGCCAGACTTGAATATTTATGTCCAGAGATACTCTCTAATCAACCTCACTGAGTTTGggctattttgcaaagacaaaGGTGCAGAACTTGAGACTCTACTGGGAGAGACATACTCTAAAAAATTTGCAGCTCTAATTACGGCAAATTATTTCTCTATTAAATATTGACTCAGGaagtctgaataaaaatgaatgcaacaatgaaaaccatgtttcatgtttattttcctcatttatccaccactttgtgttggttccTCCCATAATTTACACTCAAGTTTATAGATGTAGcatcacaaaatatgaaaaaaggtTTAAGAGGGTGAAATGTTTTGGCCAGGCTTTGACAAAATAggaaaagtaattaaaattaaagcaaagaactacagttttctttttagttttttttttttttaaaactatcagtatcagattaaaaattgtaaaacactTTCATTTCATTATGTAGATGCGAGTTTTATCTCATTTTCAACTCCACCACCCTTTGTGTGAGGGCTTGGTGTCATCTTTCaatgattaaaagaaatattaagaAGAAAGTGTAAAAGATCagaaaaataagacataaaaaaacaaaaatgaataatagAGTACTGTTCAATGCACAGATCTACAACCTATGACTGTGTTCCTGCAGCCTTGAACATTTACACAAATGGGCATGTAATTTCAGATGAGATTTATCCTTACAGCAGTTTCAAAGTACATCAGATTACATTAATCTAAACCCCCACACTTTGCtgctccaaaataaaatccactacCATCTTCAACACATCactctaaaacacacaaaaaacacaagataCATCTGGGTGACTGTCcttacatttggaaaaaaatgctttctttcatttatatctaataatcacattaaaaataaataaatcaaaagccTCGATGCCTTTGTTAAGGCGCTGATTTCAACAGTCAGATCAGTGgttgaaggaaaacaaactaaataactagaaaaattatattttcctcaataaataaatagatgaataaataaaaaacagtcatGATTATGTTCTTTAACATTTATCAGCTGCTCTTGTCATGGTCACTGTTTGTGTCTTTAAGTATGTCTAATGTTAATGAGGGACCttaaactgtatttaaataaacacaatctttgattaaaaatcacaagtataaataaaagtttgacaaCCATTAAGGTAAAATTAGATATGGGATGTTTAATTGTTCATTTTTGGGGATGTTTGTCGTTTTGATTTTGCACTCGGCCTGACATAATGTAAAAGCCTGAGTAAGCCTCTGTGGTGCGGTATAATAAAATCCATCACAGAGAGCCCACCTCTCATTAATATTCTCGGTCTAGACACTGTACCTGTCTCCTTGAAAACCCCAGtcaccattttattttgagCGAGTcaagacaaaacagaaaggcatttccagattttctactgaaaatgaactttttaagGAGAATTTTAACCCCATTAATAAAGCGGTCACTCAGATGGAGCATGAGTTTGCTCTTTTTCTCGGCTTGGGCTCTCCAAAATCCCTTTCGTCTGCACCACAGTGGCTGAAAGAGCACATAGTCTGTGACAGTCTGCGCATGCCCAAGCGAAACACACTGTTCGATAGACTGTAGATGACACAGTTGCAGAAGCTGTTGCTAATGGCTAGCCAGGTGGTGATGAATGACAAGGCAGGGATATCTAACACGTGGGAACTCTCTAGAAGAAAGTAGATTATGTAAGGAAGCCAAAGCATATAGAAAACACTTGTGATGCGGAACAGCACCATGGCGTAGCGTCGATCTGGTCCGTGCCCTCCGTGATGCCCACCGCCGTTCCCCTCCCCAGGTTCCATTTCCTGGCTGGGGAACCGGGCCCTCCGTTCGCTGATCTCCCTGTTGTGTTGTTGGCAAATGCGAAAGATGTGGTAATAGGTAAAACAGACAACAAGTGCGGCGGGTGCATAAAGAAAGCACACCACGAAGCCAGTGAATATGGCCGAGGTGGGCCAAGAGTGAGCACACCATTCAAATATATCCCCATGATATCCTGGCTTACCCCAACCAAAGAAGGAGGGCAAGAAAACCAGGCTGGAGTAAACCCAAATGATGGCGATGCAGCCTCGTAGTCGACATGGCGTCACCAGTTGGTTGTACGATAGTGGTTTAGTTATGGCTAGGTAACGATCCACACTGATGCAGGCCAAACAGGCCATTGAGACGCTCTTCAGAACAGAGATGACGTAGCTGAAAACCTGGCACGTAATTGGTTCCTGGACACCTGCTGGGTAGTGTAGCAGAGACAATGTGGGCACAAGGCAACTGAGACCAACCAGAAGGTCAGCGTAGGCCATCGTCTGGATGAAGTAGCTTGTGGTGTAGTGATGCAGCAGAGGGGCACAGTGAAACACGAAGATCACCGTCAGGTTCCCGACGATAATGAGGACCGTCAAAAGCACAATGACAACAGTCTCTAATATGCAGGCCTCCACGCCTTCCTTCAACCCCCATCCCAAAGGGCAGGAGTGGTTGGAGACCCTGCCAGAAAAGATGTCTCCATCACTGCTGTTGGCAGTGAGCGTAGGATGTGTTATCAGTTCAGAGTGGTTCATTTTCTCGGTGTAGATGAGTCAGATTTGTCGTATGCCACCCATAAGCAGACTGACTTGAAACTGGAGATCTGTCTGTGTCCCTCTGGTTTTTCACCACCCCTCAGTTCAAAAAGCGTATTATTCTCTCAAGCACACCTGTGCTTTTGCTCAGTATACCCTCACATCGCTGGGTCTCAATCAAGTGAACGGTGACTGGAGGAAATTCAGTACGGTCTCTGAAACAGCATGGCAActtgtttctctcttctttcAAATTGAGCATGGCTGGTGATGGCAGTCGGTGGAATAGAAAAAATTATTCAACCAAAAGTGAAGTAGCATTAGTCCCGCTACCAGCATCGATCCCTGAGGCGAGTTTCCCTGCTGGTTTGGAGCCCCGATCTGTGGCCTCATCGCATGATTTTAATGAGAGTTGCCACCAGGAGGCTGGGGATTTTAAGTCATCACCACAGGGGCAGAGAGCACAGAAGATGTGAAGAAGGAAACCACACAAGGTTACGGGACAAAACTGAGAGTATGCTTCCTCCAGCAGATACTctcccaaacaaaaaaaaaaatagcttagATTGTTATAAAGATTAAGGATTGGCTCTTCAGTTTAATTCAAAGTTTCAATTTGTGGTGAATAATAGAGGAGGCTTCCCTTATTTTGTCAGCGTCTGGAGCCCATGTATGCCCAGCTATTGTCCGAATCAAAACACAGACACAGGCTACAATAACAGCGGGATGTCCACAGCAGATAATGTCACAGCTCTTTCAGTGCATACGGCAGTGGGGGGAGAATCTGTTTATAAGGCATTACTAGAATTTGGTCAAACAAACCGTGTCAAAATGTCTCCGTCAAACAGAAAAGGCTTAAATCCAAAAGTATGAGCTTGCCTCTCAGAGTTACTGGACTGCAAgttgcacaaacaaaacaaaatgcaaaaacatgcaggatctGATAGACGGGTTAAATGTCAGAATCCCATGGGGTTGGGTGAAAGGACACTCTAGGAGTAAGGAGAGGCCAGCTGACAAACTCAGAGCTCCACTCACTTCCACTCCTCAGAAATCCCTATGGCCACACTTGCAGAGAGGGGTCTCAGAATCAATCAGTGCACCTTTCAATTATCCCATAAACTTGTTCCTGACATAATACTTTCTCCACAAGTGCTTGATGCAACCTTGGCTTTTCTAATTACTCCTCGAAAACTGTACAGGATCCTATGCCTTTGTCTTTAAGTCCATGTCTTTCACTCTGACCAAGATCCTGGAAGTTCAACAAAAGGGGGGGAATCCACTGTAGCagcaaaccaacaaaaagaaagtccCAGTAGGAGTCCCGGTTTTTAGCGTTGGCTTTTGGAAAAAGCCCCTTTTGCCTCAGTCAAACAAGGCAATCCATGTTTTGGGattgtttttttcaacaaataaatccTTTGATCCTGGAATAgggaaaatgaaaaagcaacGCAGTTATCCAAAGcaacaagcaaaataaaaaaaggatgaCTGCATTGATGGAGATGAGTTAAAGCTGCAGCGAGGGAAGAGAGGGGACGAGGAGTCCCTCAGCCCTGGTGCAGTGAGGAGAGATGCTGCGACTGGCTTACACTTCCCTCCCTCCCTACACAATCTCTCTAGCTCGCACACTCAAGtttcgctctctctctctttccacacacacacacccaaacaaaaccctccctcttcctccctgATCACCCTTCTTCCTACCCTCCTGGCTGCACCTGAGGCTCCCTGAAACATTATCCCATCTCTCAGACTGGCTTTTTTCCCCAGGGGTAAATTTAGAGACATTTCCTATTTACATATCACTTATCTCTCTTGCAGTCGATTTTCTATTAACTTACCCCCACTCCCCTTTTCCCTCCTGTTTACTCCACCTCTTTTTCCATCCCCTTTCTATTTCAGCCCAACAGGTtccaatttttatttactttttctaatatacagaacataaaatatacagtagtgaaaaatactgaaatagaCCCATCCAAAGACCAACCTCAACTATCCTCACATTTTAATCCACGAGTCATCTAACCAAAATCCCAGCATGACTGTAGGTCCTTTAGGTTACTTCATTCACAGTACATTTAACTCAAACCTTAGCACAGTTATGTCTGCCCCTTGGTTACAGTTGTCAGGCATTTTGGCCAGTTGGGAGCATCCTCTGGCCGACAGATGATAAAAAGGATCAAGTGACAACAAATTGGCTAAGCAGCATGccagatggaggaaaaaaaggcatTACAGACTGGAGAGCAAATCTTAACTgggaatatttacattttaattattacaaTATGTAAGTGCATCTTAATAAATCAGAACAGAGCCAGTTGAAacgtatatatttt
It encodes:
- the gpr52 gene encoding G-protein coupled receptor 52 produces the protein MNHSELITHPTLTANSSDGDIFSGRVSNHSCPLGWGLKEGVEACILETVVIVLLTVLIIVGNLTVIFVFHCAPLLHHYTTSYFIQTMAYADLLVGLSCLVPTLSLLHYPAGVQEPITCQVFSYVISVLKSVSMACLACISVDRYLAITKPLSYNQLVTPCRLRGCIAIIWVYSSLVFLPSFFGWGKPGYHGDIFEWCAHSWPTSAIFTGFVVCFLYAPAALVVCFTYYHIFRICQQHNREISERRARFPSQEMEPGEGNGGGHHGGHGPDRRYAMVLFRITSVFYMLWLPYIIYFLLESSHVLDIPALSFITTWLAISNSFCNCVIYSLSNSVFRLGMRRLSQTMCSFSHCGADERDFGEPKPRKRANSCSI